A stretch of the Kroppenstedtia eburnea genome encodes the following:
- a CDS encoding alkaline phosphatase family protein — translation MRWLLILLLLFALIYLYYQWSKPKQHEHDLDRLSPAANADRKVIWVLVDSLMSHAIDQGVNSKELPALSYLIQRGTYKKDLVSSFPTMSVTVDSSLLTGTYPDRHQIPGLIWFDQKENRLVNYGTGLHEVISDGLNQTIKDVAIHLNGGHLNQETLTVYEELADRGIRSGSINGMIYRGRMDHILYFPSWLVAPTPLPERLKVKGPDFLTLGAFSNPLQGRVTLSEGPSKEFGFKDDYAIETAKYLIQNNRLPDFLFVYLPDLDKPLHKKGAGAAEREGLQKLDRNLRKLLDSFPSWDDALEKITWVITGDSGQTPIRPSHENPAVRLDQLLQKYQVLEAGKSPDDKTELVLAVNERSAYVYSLKKEISLQTLADILKTDDRIDLIAFPGEGDWIQVLNAATDQALQYRRGEDWMDPYEQGWELKGDPTALDLSLDRASRRISYGDYPDALARLSASLKSHPGRFLVVTARPGYELADAPSPTHKGGAGHGSLHRIDSVAPIIIAGTDQKPRHWRIVDLKGFILDLMNPAP, via the coding sequence ATGCGCTGGTTGTTGATCCTTTTATTGCTTTTCGCCCTGATCTATCTCTATTATCAATGGTCCAAGCCCAAGCAGCACGAGCATGACCTTGACCGTCTCAGTCCCGCGGCCAACGCTGACCGGAAAGTGATCTGGGTGCTGGTGGACTCCCTCATGTCCCATGCCATCGATCAGGGAGTGAACAGCAAAGAGCTCCCCGCACTCTCCTATTTGATTCAGCGGGGGACCTACAAAAAGGATCTGGTCAGTTCCTTTCCCACCATGTCCGTCACTGTGGACAGCTCCCTGCTGACCGGGACTTACCCGGACCGGCATCAAATTCCCGGACTGATCTGGTTTGATCAAAAGGAAAACCGACTGGTCAACTATGGAACCGGTCTTCATGAGGTGATCAGCGATGGACTCAATCAAACCATCAAAGACGTTGCCATCCATCTCAACGGTGGTCATTTGAACCAGGAGACTCTGACAGTTTACGAAGAATTGGCCGACCGGGGAATTCGCAGTGGCTCCATCAACGGGATGATCTACCGGGGAAGGATGGATCATATCCTCTACTTTCCCTCATGGCTGGTTGCCCCCACCCCGCTTCCGGAACGGTTGAAGGTGAAAGGACCTGACTTTTTAACCCTCGGCGCTTTTTCCAATCCACTGCAGGGGAGAGTCACCCTTTCCGAGGGACCCTCCAAAGAATTCGGCTTTAAAGATGATTACGCCATTGAAACGGCCAAATATCTGATCCAAAACAACCGGCTGCCGGACTTCCTGTTCGTTTATCTGCCCGACCTGGACAAACCCCTTCATAAAAAGGGAGCCGGAGCTGCAGAAAGGGAGGGGTTGCAAAAACTGGACCGGAATCTCCGAAAATTGCTGGACAGCTTCCCCAGTTGGGACGACGCCCTGGAGAAAATCACCTGGGTGATTACAGGAGATAGCGGACAGACGCCCATTCGCCCCTCCCATGAGAACCCCGCGGTTCGGTTGGATCAGCTTCTCCAAAAATACCAGGTACTGGAAGCCGGTAAATCACCTGATGACAAAACGGAGCTGGTTCTGGCCGTCAATGAACGCTCCGCCTACGTCTATTCCTTAAAAAAGGAAATCTCCTTGCAGACGCTGGCGGACATCCTGAAAACAGATGACCGGATCGACCTGATCGCCTTTCCCGGGGAAGGAGACTGGATTCAGGTGCTGAACGCCGCCACGGATCAAGCCTTGCAATATCGGAGGGGAGAAGACTGGATGGACCCCTATGAGCAAGGCTGGGAGCTGAAAGGAGACCCAACCGCTCTCGACCTGTCCCTGGACCGGGCAAGCAGGCGCATCTCATACGGCGATTACCCTGATGCCCTCGCCCGCCTGTCCGCCTCCCTCAAATCCCATCCCGGCCGCTTTTTGGTGGTGACAGCGCGCCCCGGATATGAATTGGCCGATGCCCCCTCTCCCACGCACAAGGGAGGTGCCGGTCACGGCTCCCTGCACCGGATCGACTCGGTGGCTCCGATCATCATCGCCGGCACGGATCAAAAACCCCGTCACTGGCGAATCGTCGATCTGAAAGGGTTTATCCTGGACCTGATGAATCCTGCACCATGA
- a CDS encoding DUF819 domain-containing protein, which translates to MTSPFGVGAVITSLIALSFWLDRRFRFFSWLGTAILVITGGAVLVNLGMIPSTVGEAALNPVYIFASDYGVPLAIVLLLLATDFGQVRSLGRPALAAFVLGVIGTVAGAVVGVWLTAGGIGGEAWKLGGQFAASYIGGGINYAAVGNALGTSETMYATGAAADNIMTNIWMVMTAILPAILVRWYPSIRNRSTHAAERRETSFWNRRELVIQDLILLLAISFTVVAVAEAITPWIDGWVGFEIPSVIWYTTLALLLAVFTPVKQLKGGEEVGNFILHFFFATMGAGTILSTLVDKGPVVFLFISIVVGVHGLIIFGMGRIFKVEVEMLAVASQACVGGPSTALALASSKGWTSLVTPAVLLGVLGYAIGNYIGIFVGQWMHWMLAGG; encoded by the coding sequence GTGACCAGCCCTTTTGGTGTGGGTGCAGTCATAACATCCCTTATCGCCTTATCTTTTTGGCTGGATCGCAGGTTCAGGTTTTTTTCCTGGTTGGGCACGGCGATTCTGGTGATCACCGGAGGTGCTGTCCTGGTCAATCTGGGAATGATCCCTTCCACCGTGGGCGAAGCAGCACTGAACCCGGTCTATATTTTTGCAAGTGATTACGGGGTTCCTCTTGCCATCGTGTTGCTTTTGTTGGCAACGGATTTCGGCCAGGTTCGCTCTTTGGGCAGGCCCGCGCTGGCAGCCTTTGTGTTGGGAGTGATCGGGACTGTTGCCGGTGCGGTGGTGGGGGTTTGGCTGACTGCCGGAGGAATCGGCGGGGAGGCATGGAAATTGGGTGGGCAGTTTGCCGCCAGTTACATCGGCGGGGGGATCAACTATGCCGCTGTCGGCAACGCTCTCGGAACCTCGGAAACGATGTATGCCACGGGGGCCGCAGCAGATAACATCATGACGAATATATGGATGGTGATGACGGCGATCCTGCCGGCGATCCTGGTTCGTTGGTATCCCAGTATACGCAACCGGTCCACCCATGCGGCGGAACGCCGGGAAACATCATTTTGGAACCGCAGGGAACTGGTCATTCAGGATTTGATCCTCCTGTTGGCCATCTCCTTTACGGTGGTGGCGGTGGCGGAAGCGATCACTCCATGGATTGACGGATGGGTCGGATTTGAGATTCCGTCAGTGATCTGGTATACCACCTTGGCTTTGCTGTTGGCGGTTTTCACCCCGGTGAAGCAGTTAAAGGGCGGGGAAGAAGTGGGCAACTTCATCCTTCATTTTTTCTTCGCCACGATGGGGGCGGGCACCATCCTGAGCACACTGGTGGACAAAGGGCCGGTGGTGTTCCTGTTCATCTCGATTGTGGTCGGGGTTCACGGCCTCATCATTTTTGGCATGGGACGGATTTTCAAGGTGGAAGTGGAGATGTTGGCGGTGGCCAGCCAGGCTTGTGTGGGTGGTCCGTCCACAGCACTTGCCTTGGCCAGTTCCAAAGGATGGACTTCTCTGGTGACTCCTGCTGTATTGTTGGGGGTGCTGGGGTATGCGATCGGAAACTATATCGGGATCTTTGTGGGACAGTGGATGCACTGGATGTTGGCGGGTGGATAA
- a CDS encoding FdhF/YdeP family oxidoreductase: protein MGKTRHTGPVPLPKTPDPNHWVSYVPFGIGKVKPRHIRDTMKVIWDNRDNLPYAYRILTRGVCDGCALGVAGLKDQTLTGPHLCTTRLNVLRLNTMPAIQPEILHQDIDELRKLSSEELRGLGRIPYPLLREPGDRKFRRISWDEALDRVAEKMKKLDPRQFAFYLTSRGISNETYYTAAKVARFLGTNHIDNASRICHSPSKTALKRSLGIGASSCNYKDWIGTDVLVFWGSVAANNQPVSTKYMYAAKRKGTKIIVINPYHEPSMDAYWVPSIPDSALFGTRIADDFYQVNIGGDIAFMNGVMKHWFEMEERNPGSAINHSFVQAHTNGYQALKEHIGKTDWEELEHSSGLTRERMREFAELLAGAKSAVFVWSMGLTQHRFGTDNISQVANLALLRGFLGREHCGLMPIRGHSGVQGSGEMGADPFSLPGGGFDEANLQRLEKVWNFEIPRWQGDIVGVTLENALLPDDHEQKIRLYYLSGGNFLETMPDPDFVRRSLTQLDVRVHQDIILNTSTLLDAKEAVIVLPAMTRYEQPGGCTSTSTERMVYFSPEIEGPRIEEARPEWQIYLDLAARIKPGAKECLGLENAQQIREEIAQAAPDYDGIQHLRKQGDVFQWGGAWLCEGGFCPTPDGRGNLIPIELPEHRETEGQFRITTRRGKQFNSMIYSETDPFNNADRYDVLIHEEDAAKLFIEEGDAIVLYNRHGRFHGRARFAPIRAGNLGVHWPEGNILIPKGVYEEHAGIPEYNTTCILEKAETFYGRKDVDYAEKRVADLETEIS, encoded by the coding sequence ATGGGAAAAACCCGACACACCGGTCCTGTACCCCTTCCCAAAACACCGGACCCCAACCATTGGGTAAGCTATGTTCCCTTTGGGATCGGGAAGGTGAAACCCCGACACATCCGGGACACGATGAAGGTCATTTGGGATAACCGGGACAATCTGCCCTATGCCTACCGGATCCTGACCCGGGGAGTCTGCGACGGTTGTGCACTGGGTGTGGCCGGTCTCAAGGATCAGACCTTGACCGGACCCCACCTGTGCACCACCCGCCTCAATGTCCTGCGCCTCAATACGATGCCGGCGATCCAACCGGAAATCCTCCACCAAGACATCGATGAACTGCGAAAACTGAGCAGTGAAGAGCTCCGCGGGCTGGGACGGATCCCCTATCCCCTGCTCCGGGAACCCGGAGATCGGAAATTCCGGCGCATATCCTGGGATGAGGCTTTGGATCGGGTCGCGGAAAAAATGAAAAAATTGGATCCCCGACAGTTCGCCTTTTACCTCACGTCCCGGGGAATCTCCAACGAAACTTACTACACCGCCGCCAAGGTGGCACGTTTTCTGGGTACCAATCATATCGACAACGCCTCCCGAATCTGCCACTCCCCATCCAAAACCGCCCTGAAACGCTCCCTCGGGATCGGAGCCTCCAGCTGCAACTACAAGGATTGGATCGGGACAGACGTTCTTGTCTTCTGGGGATCGGTGGCCGCCAACAACCAGCCGGTCTCCACCAAATATATGTACGCCGCCAAACGTAAAGGAACCAAGATTATCGTCATCAATCCCTACCATGAACCGTCGATGGATGCCTACTGGGTTCCCTCCATACCGGATTCCGCCCTGTTCGGCACCCGGATCGCCGACGATTTTTACCAAGTCAACATCGGTGGGGACATCGCCTTCATGAACGGGGTGATGAAGCACTGGTTTGAGATGGAGGAGCGGAATCCCGGTTCTGCCATCAACCATTCCTTTGTTCAGGCACACACCAATGGATACCAAGCCCTGAAAGAACACATCGGCAAAACCGATTGGGAAGAGCTGGAACACTCCTCGGGACTCACCCGGGAGCGGATGCGGGAGTTTGCTGAACTTCTCGCCGGGGCCAAATCCGCCGTTTTCGTGTGGTCGATGGGGCTGACCCAACATCGCTTCGGTACGGACAATATTTCCCAGGTGGCCAATCTCGCCCTGCTCCGCGGGTTTCTCGGCCGGGAACATTGCGGTCTCATGCCCATCCGGGGACACTCCGGCGTCCAGGGCTCCGGTGAAATGGGGGCCGATCCCTTCAGCCTGCCCGGGGGCGGCTTTGACGAGGCCAACCTGCAACGGTTGGAAAAGGTCTGGAACTTTGAAATCCCCCGCTGGCAGGGGGATATTGTCGGAGTCACCCTGGAAAACGCCCTCCTTCCCGACGATCACGAACAGAAGATCCGTCTCTATTATCTCTCCGGCGGCAACTTTTTGGAAACCATGCCTGATCCGGACTTCGTCCGCCGTAGCCTGACGCAACTGGATGTCCGGGTTCACCAGGACATTATCCTCAATACCTCCACCTTGCTGGACGCCAAAGAAGCGGTGATTGTCCTGCCGGCGATGACCCGCTATGAGCAACCCGGAGGCTGCACCTCCACTTCCACTGAGCGGATGGTCTATTTCTCCCCGGAGATTGAGGGTCCCCGGATCGAAGAAGCACGTCCGGAGTGGCAAATCTACCTCGACTTGGCGGCACGGATCAAGCCCGGAGCCAAAGAGTGTCTCGGCCTGGAAAATGCACAGCAGATCCGGGAGGAGATCGCCCAGGCCGCACCGGATTACGATGGGATCCAGCATCTGCGAAAACAGGGGGATGTGTTTCAATGGGGAGGAGCCTGGTTGTGTGAAGGAGGGTTCTGTCCCACCCCTGACGGCAGAGGAAACCTTATCCCCATAGAACTTCCGGAACACCGGGAGACGGAGGGTCAATTCCGGATCACCACCCGACGGGGCAAACAGTTTAACTCCATGATTTACAGTGAGACAGATCCCTTCAATAATGCAGATCGTTATGATGTACTCATCCATGAGGAGGATGCCGCGAAGCTCTTTATCGAAGAGGGAGATGCGATCGTGCTGTACAACCGGCACGGGCGCTTTCACGGCCGGGCACGCTTCGCCCCGATCCGCGCCGGAAACCTGGGTGTCCATTGGCCGGAAGGCAACATCCTCATCCCCAAGGGTGTATATGAAGAACACGCGGGAATTCCCGAGTACAACACCACCTGCATCCTTGAAAAGGCAGAAACTTTTTATGGGCGCAAAGATGTCGATTACGCTGAGAAACGAGTGGCAGATCTGGAAACGGAGATCAGCTGA
- the lepB gene encoding signal peptidase I yields MKPIQTLFQWMLSIAVAAVLALLITTFLIEPAEVHGQSMEPTLQDKNYIFVSKIPHTLNQIPEYGDIVVIDSRTDEKRTLIRELKEASLYRLLTGKKQTESRWLKRVIGKPGDTLEFKNNRVYRNNELLEEPYTLDETTDPYNQTKYKVPENHVFVMGDNRDNSRDSREIGPVPIDHVLGKMIWRTDRLPFR; encoded by the coding sequence ATGAAACCGATTCAAACTTTATTTCAATGGATGCTCTCCATTGCCGTGGCCGCCGTTCTCGCCCTGCTGATCACCACCTTCCTGATCGAGCCGGCGGAAGTTCACGGTCAATCCATGGAACCGACACTTCAGGACAAGAACTACATCTTTGTATCCAAAATCCCCCATACCTTAAACCAAATTCCCGAATACGGGGATATCGTGGTCATCGACAGCCGGACAGATGAGAAACGCACTCTGATCCGGGAACTGAAGGAAGCCTCTCTCTACCGGTTGCTCACAGGAAAAAAGCAAACCGAAAGCCGTTGGCTGAAACGGGTGATCGGGAAGCCGGGAGACACCCTGGAATTCAAAAACAACCGGGTGTACCGCAACAATGAACTGCTGGAGGAGCCCTATACTCTGGACGAAACGACGGACCCCTATAACCAAACCAAGTATAAAGTCCCTGAAAACCATGTCTTCGTCATGGGGGACAACCGGGATAACAGCAGAGACAGCCGGGAAATCGGCCCGGTCCCGATCGACCACGTGCTCGGCAAAATGATCTGGCGGACGGACCGCTTGCCCTTCCGGTAA
- a CDS encoding ADP-ribosylglycohydrolase family protein, with product MTNRLDRIQGGFWGLLVGDALGVPYEFNGPEVLPPTEEIEFIPPEGFWRTYPSIPPGTWSDDGAQALALLDSLLAKDKMDAEDFAGRLLRWYEEGLWAVDGHVFDVGIQTAESLQAFRSGTPAEKAGWVRPDGKGNGSLMRVLPLALWHRGTDEELVADAHLQSVVTHAHPTNQACCALYCLWARRILEGMKTEEAYGESVNRLRSIYRGHREHLRELEETVRPDEEPVSQGGGYVVETLNSVRLAMREYSYEGVVKAAIRLGEDTDTNAAIAGGLAGIRDGASSIPKRWLGQLRGKEQARQLLNQLLERVD from the coding sequence ATGACAAATCGATTGGATCGGATCCAGGGCGGGTTCTGGGGATTGTTGGTGGGGGACGCTCTGGGGGTTCCCTATGAGTTCAACGGGCCGGAAGTCCTTCCGCCAACAGAGGAGATTGAATTCATCCCCCCGGAAGGTTTTTGGCGCACCTACCCCTCGATTCCTCCGGGTACATGGTCCGATGATGGTGCTCAGGCTTTGGCTCTTCTGGATTCATTGTTGGCCAAAGATAAGATGGATGCGGAGGATTTCGCGGGGCGGTTGTTGCGTTGGTATGAGGAAGGGCTTTGGGCAGTGGACGGGCACGTGTTTGATGTGGGAATACAGACAGCCGAATCCCTCCAAGCTTTTCGATCCGGGACACCGGCGGAGAAAGCCGGATGGGTTCGCCCCGATGGAAAAGGAAACGGCTCCCTGATGAGGGTTCTTCCCTTGGCCCTCTGGCACAGGGGAACCGATGAGGAACTGGTGGCCGATGCCCACCTCCAGTCTGTGGTCACCCATGCCCATCCCACCAACCAAGCCTGTTGTGCCTTGTATTGTTTGTGGGCACGCCGGATCCTGGAAGGGATGAAAACAGAGGAGGCCTACGGGGAGTCAGTCAACCGTCTGCGCTCCATCTACCGGGGGCATCGGGAACATCTCCGCGAGTTGGAGGAGACCGTCCGTCCCGATGAAGAACCGGTCAGCCAGGGAGGCGGCTATGTGGTGGAGACCTTGAACAGCGTCCGACTGGCCATGCGGGAGTACTCCTATGAAGGGGTGGTCAAGGCGGCAATCCGGCTGGGAGAGGACACGGACACCAACGCTGCCATTGCCGGAGGTCTGGCCGGGATTCGGGATGGAGCCTCCTCGATTCCGAAGCGCTGGCTGGGACAGCTGCGGGGGAAAGAGCAGGCCCGACAGCTGCTGAACCAACTGTTGGAGCGAGTGGATTAA
- a CDS encoding glycosyl hydrolase family 18 protein, whose product MKKLISLGLISLLLFTGCGGMGKQSKGNENTTPRQTGSAHPPQVTRVKSGDGAGPVKKRPTQPRIETLGFIEPIDAKKTARDIHDVGDDLTYVSFFSYQVKPDGGLIPLHEESNLKVARNHGALPMLVITNFADGNFQPDIAHRIFTDKQASKRLIRNVVQVMKQKGYRALNIDFEHIREQDRQLYHGFLESILPLVKKEGFTVSTALAPKSSDRQAGPWHGAHDYAFHGKVADFVILMTYEWGWTGGPPMAVSPLPQVRKVLDYAVTKIPREKIMVGAPLYGYDWTLPYRKGGPPAKRLAPQAAAELARKTGAEVRYNNRDQAPYFYYRDKQGKKHVVWFENGQSAQARFDLIKEYRVRGIGYWVLGESFPDQWSLLRDNFKIKKY is encoded by the coding sequence ATGAAAAAACTGATCAGCCTTGGTCTGATTTCCCTCCTCCTGTTCACCGGTTGCGGGGGGATGGGAAAACAGAGCAAGGGAAATGAAAACACCACGCCCCGGCAGACCGGGTCGGCCCATCCACCGCAGGTGACAAGGGTCAAATCAGGAGATGGGGCCGGACCCGTGAAAAAACGTCCCACCCAACCGCGTATTGAAACCCTGGGATTTATCGAGCCGATCGATGCAAAAAAAACGGCCCGGGACATACACGATGTGGGAGATGATCTCACCTACGTCAGTTTCTTCAGCTACCAGGTGAAACCCGACGGGGGACTGATTCCTCTCCATGAGGAGTCCAACCTGAAAGTTGCCCGCAACCACGGGGCACTTCCCATGTTGGTGATCACCAATTTCGCCGACGGAAACTTCCAGCCGGACATTGCCCACCGGATTTTCACTGACAAGCAGGCGAGTAAGCGGCTGATCCGAAATGTGGTCCAGGTGATGAAACAGAAAGGGTACCGCGCCCTCAATATCGATTTTGAACATATCCGGGAACAGGATCGCCAATTGTACCACGGTTTTCTGGAGTCGATCCTCCCGCTCGTCAAAAAGGAAGGATTCACCGTATCCACGGCTCTTGCTCCAAAAAGCAGTGACCGGCAGGCGGGTCCTTGGCACGGTGCCCATGATTATGCCTTTCATGGAAAAGTGGCCGATTTTGTCATCTTGATGACCTATGAGTGGGGATGGACCGGAGGGCCGCCGATGGCCGTATCACCGCTGCCCCAGGTGCGTAAGGTTTTGGATTACGCTGTCACCAAGATCCCCCGGGAGAAAATCATGGTGGGGGCCCCACTGTACGGGTACGACTGGACCTTGCCCTATCGAAAAGGGGGTCCCCCCGCGAAGCGGCTGGCTCCCCAGGCCGCCGCGGAACTGGCGCGAAAGACGGGAGCAGAGGTCCGCTACAATAATCGCGACCAGGCCCCCTATTTCTACTACCGGGACAAACAGGGCAAAAAACATGTCGTCTGGTTTGAAAACGGACAAAGCGCCCAAGCCAGGTTTGACCTGATCAAGGAGTACCGTGTCCGTGGGATCGGCTACTGGGTTCTGGGAGAATCCTTCCCCGACCAATGGTCCCTGCTCCGGGACAATTTCAAGATCAAGAAATATTGA